The DNA region TCAAGATGGCAGCTCCCTTCTCCGGGATATTTTGGCTTCACTATTTGACTGGAGCATAGGTGTATAAAGAGGGCCAAAGCCATATAAGTAGCtatcctactactactactactactacaatcCGGCTCTGCCCCATTGACTCCcgcatgctgcttttgctttttaatgattataacagtgaataaagacctacaCGCTTTTACAGGAATACTTCTCTTACTTaaattgtcttttgtcttgACACCAGAcaatgtggtggttcacttttacactgtgaactctttattgttttaaccctttcatgcatagaggtcactacagtggacagctattcaaaggttgttttcttgtatatgcatggggtttgatggcatagttgcacatcagccactacaatagtgctcactgtagtggctgatgtgcaactatgccatcaaaactcATGCATAtataagaaaacaacatttgaatagctgtccactgtagtgacctctatgcatgagaGGGTTTacttgttttcactgctgaattgTCCTTGAAATgcaaagtgtttattttgttgacagTTAGTGACAGtatgggctccatggtagcacGGACAGCTTGAAGGAGTAGCAGCAAAGGCTGGGGCTTAGAGAAGTTTCGTTGCGCGTCCGACAGCCTATCCTCAGCATGTAACAAATATGGTCTATGTCTCCATCTGGTGGATGAATCATCTAGCGTGAGCGGTCCAAATAGACCAATGGGTTATGGGtttattttaatggaaacatGCATGAAGTctgattgattatttttcaaaacaaagccaAAAGCAGTTTTATCTAGATGGATATAATGCCtatgttaaatgtaaattaaaaaaaatgggttttacAGTTACCGGAGAAAATAGCACAGATGGTATCCAAATGGCCAATTTGAAGATTCTGCCTTAACCTGCATCTCCTGAAACCTCACAAATTGGCTCTGCGTCACTTAATTAGCAACAGTCTGCACACAGGTACTGCTCAGATGTTGTGACATGGTTTGCAGGTTTTGGGATGCAACTGCATCATTCCAAAGGGATATTCACTCTAAAAGTGTAGTTTTGTTAGGTGAAAATTTAATCTTGGATTTTGCCTGTGTTCCATCTTCATTTACTCTGACCCAGTAACATGCATACTGATGCTTATACCCCCTTCTGCAGAAATCTCACAAGTGTTACCTTTAATTTGAtgccaaataaatgttgtagttgcagatattaataaatacagtatactCTATTTACACCATTACATACACTATTTATACACTATTTATTTTGGGCTTGCATTTTAGAGCAGGGCCCGTGCCAGAGGTCTGtggttcaagaaaaaaatgttttcattttgttccaGGTTGTAACATCGTTAAGAACCAATTCTATGCATGAGTCTATTAATTTACTAACATCTTCTATAGACGAGTGGGCGTCAGTTTGGTCACAGTGAGAGACTGGAAGAGATGAGGGAAATGACGAAGCTCCACCAGCACCAACTGGCCCTGATACATACTCACAACCAGGAGCTGGAGCAGCAGAGGGACGGTGAGGGAAAAACACAATACATCTCTTGAGACCTTGTAGACCAACTATCCTCTTCAGCCTTTGTGTAAAATGTCATCCTCTCAGATTAACACGCAATGTTGATGTCAAAGATCTCTAAGgcattgtgaatgtgtgtgtgtgtgtgtgtgtgtgtgtgtgtgtgtgtgtgtgtgtgtgtgtgtgtgtgtgtgtgtgtgtgtgtgtgtgtgtgtgtgtgtgtgtgtgtgtgtgtgtgtgtgtgtgtcagagctggCCCATCAGATGAGTGTCCTATCCGAGCAGAGCAACACCACTCATCTGGAGAGTGTGCTGATGGAGctcagagagcaggaggagagaaacgAGGAGATACTGCAACAAATCTCTGAACACCTCAGTGCATCACAGTAAGTGTGTTCTATCTGTGTAATGATGTGAGTGTTTTATATGTCAGGCTTTTAGAGGTTCTTATCCATACATGACTGTTGAGAGTTCAGCACTGACTGTTGAATTTTGTTAAAACTTGCAACATTTCAGTGTGTCACCACTAACTGTGCTGCCGGAGCAGGAATGGATTAAATGAAgagtttatttaatgtgttattgttgtggTAAATTATGTCAGATGGagcattcaaaaataaattactgCCTCTGTGGTGCTCTGCCTCTAGGATGAATATTTAgtgaaatatgttgttttgtttctagcTGCTGGATGACTCCAAGCATAAATTATGTATTTCGTTATGCCTGGTGGTTCCTCATTGCAACATTTGTGGTAGAATTATTTCCTATTGTAAGGTGGATTACGGATGGGAAACTTTTAATAGAGGCAAAAATATTATCAAATTTAGATTATctactgtgtttatgttttctttttagcGTGCGAGAGGACTCGGTACATGCTAATCAGCCAGATCCatgcaagaataaaaaaatggatcATGACAGCTACAAGCTCATTTCTTCTTCGGATGGCCCTCTCTCTACCCAGATAAAGTACGTACCTACGAAAAACAAGACagacagtttatttttatttttatggttcACACTGAGAAAATCAGGTTATTTAAGCTACATGTGATTATGAATTAGTTCTACTGCGCTGCCTGGTTATATGAGGGTAAATCTGGTCTCTTTGTTGCAGAGCCCTGTGGCAAGCATACATGCAGTCCAGTGGGTCTGATCCAGCCATTGTGGCACAAATGATTGACCTCCAGGTGGAAGCCCGAAGTCTGGAGAATAAACAACCAGCGACATCAAGCGAGTCCGAAAAGAAGAGTGAGACTGAGAGTGATGacgaaaagaaaaacatagtACTGTGCTCAGTGGAGCCTTTCCCTACACAAAGTCCATGACTATAAGATGCTggtcaaacatttattttcgcATGATCCATTAAAGCATGCCAAATGCAAAGCACACACCCCGAATTGAAACAAGATGATTTTAATTCTTGGTACACACTCCAGGCATATGACTTAAAACTGACGGTAAATACAATTTTGGCCCTGAGCCCCATCTCTGTTGTCCTCTTATCCAGAGGTGAAGCCTCCTCGGTGGAGTCCGAGAAGGGAGCTGCTGGCTGTGGAGCAGGAGAACCAGAGACTTGAGGAGGAGATCCTGAGGATCCAGCTGGTCAGGGATCAACACCAAACATATGACGGTTAGAGAGCTCTCACAAATAAAACCTATTTTTTCTTACTGTGTAAAGCAAATGGCAGTTAGCTATGTGTAAGTACAAATTAAGTAGTACATTCAAAAcaaattctattctattctatgcTATGTTACATTCAAGAAAAATATGatattacataatataataaaaagtaaaacttaGAAGTGAAACAGAATCCTCCTACAGCTTTATACAGCCTTTAATATAAAAATCCTTCCACCTTGTGTTGTGATACATGCAGCTCTAGGAATTGAATTCATTGTCTGGGAATTTTGTGATCATTATTAATGGTGTAATATGCTTATTTGTTGTGCTGTGTACCAAAAACACAATTAGGGTGGTGGTCTCCTGCCGCAGCGAGTACTGAGCTTGAGCTGATTCAGAGGGAGAACCTCCTGCAGATCGGCAGTTTacaggcagagatggagagaagcaAAGAGGGTCCCAGGACCATGAAACAGCCTCCGATGCCTCCCCAACTCCGACCCCAGACCCACATTCATGCACCTCTCTCACTGGTAGATCATTTACAGCTGTAGTCACTCACATTTACATGATTTAATTGGcaactcttctgtttttttagcTCCAGGTATTTTGACATTGTTTGTCTGTGACATAGATTCAGATACTGTACCTCTACGTGTGTCCCTCAGCTCCAGACGagatctctctcctctccaacGGGAAGATGGATGTCGGGTTCCTTGGACTCTCTGGGTCCGGCCCCCTACGACCCTGCGTCAGTTACATTTTCCACAGCATATCTAATTTGAGTTAGCTGATGGGCTCACATCATGCAGTTATTTGTATAATCAAATCTCTCAAATAGCCCATTGTCAGATCTAAGTAATAATAAAGTGACTGTTTATCATGGTAAATCATCTACTGGTCCATCAATGTTTTAACCCACATTCCTTTCTTGGCGTTTCAGGGCCGGTTTTGTGGTTTTTTACGACCTGATGCTGGGAGTGGATGTCTCTCAGAGGGCGCTGTGCCTGGTGGCAGCTCTTTACTCAGAAGGTCAGGAGGTGGGACCGCCGACTCCCCTTCCACCTGTCCAGTGCCTGTCAGGAGGAACCCTGCCTTACACCCACAGCGCCACCCCTACAAACTACGCCCTCCTGTCGGTCAAACAGCCTGTGCCCAGGTAGAAACAATACCTAGAGAAGAATAGCCACGATTATCAATATATAGAGAGCAGGGCTTTTACTTAAAACATCTGAGGACAAGACTCCAGAACAGGGATTGGCAAATAATAGGATAAGTGTTTTAATTTACCCATGTAAGTAACTAAACATGAGAAAAGTACTATAACTGAGAAGGGGTGGCTATGTGGCCTGAGCTCTACCCCATAAAAACTATCCAGACAACCCTGGctcatagtaacacattaagTACACTATTATTCCAAAGGGTAGAAACATTCAATTAAggtttattttcttgattagaATGAATCCGTCAACCCTGATTTTCACAAACAGAAATCTAAAAGTGTCCGTAAACCCTTTCCCCCTGCAGGATCCAGCCAtcagcctccctctctctggtgGTGGAGGTGCAGACAGCAGGAGATGTGGATGCTCACAGTCAGGAGGTCTTCAAACTGGCATCCTGTGGCTGGACACGGATGGATCTCTTTGACAAATACAACCAGGTAGAAATGTGAACAGGTGATCCAGTAAAGGGAGATCACACAGAGGCACGCCTGTCCTCTCCGAatctgaaggaggaggaagctCAGATGATATCATGCTGTTGATGTTTAGCAATCAAAAACCAGTGGTGTATAAAGGCTCTGGGTCTGAATAGTAACCTCACTGAACTTTCACTCATTTCaagaactttttttaaaaccactCCTACCTGCAGAGGTAATTAATAAATGACTGGCACCAACTGTTACAGTTTATCATTAATCTGTCACAGATTATCATGCAAGCCTAAAATTGCCAGCTGTTATGTTCGCACAGTTTAAACCTCTGGTCCAATTGCACCATTACAGAGTTCTCTGGTTGATAGTAAACGTTATATTTTATCTTCTCTCCACAAACAGCTCCGTAGTGGCCACTGGAGGTTGCCAGTGCGCAATCTGCCTGTTAGATCCTCCTCAAGCCCTGCCCAGCTCAACTCAGTGCCCCAGGTATAAAGACACCAAGGGAATTTtggtacataaaaaaaaaagttaaacttcatatgttttatttcttgctGATGTACAGTTTTAGTACAGGATGAAGAAAGGAAGCTAATTAGATAACTGactgtatgtttgtttctgtaaactTAAGGTGGGCAAAATGGAGCTGTGTGTACGTTTGGTCAACGGACGAGACGCAGATGTTCAGACTCTGGCTAAGCCTGACCCGACTAGCACCGGTCACTATAAATATCCAGCTGTGGTAGGGTGCTGAAccttgaggggaaaaaaaacaatcaaattacAGAAAAGAAATTGAGTGATCTTTCCAAGGCTTGAAGCATAATATTTCTTGatcttttatttgaaattaaCAAGCTTGAATGTGGTGCCGTTTGTACACCTCGTGTCTCATTACAGGTGTCCTCACGTCCTGCGACTGTCCATGGAAATGCAGCTCTGGCGGTTTCAGCGCCTCAGCTCACAGGATTGGATTAACTCTCCTCCCTTTTTGTCCTACACTGATCACCAAAGGCCTCCACTCACCGAGAGCGGTCAGAGGTGAACAGGACAAGAATGCCATGCAGAGGATCTCTCTACAATCAGGATGTAACATATGAACTGTTGTGGAAGTTTGAATGAGGGCTCCTCACTACGCATTTACCTTTTTGCGGCATTCAAAATGTGCAGGGGTCTACAGTAAAAGCAAAGTTATTAAAGACAATGTGTAGAAGCACATTGTTGGAAAATAGTCCAACGACTTTGACAGTGTTGAGtgttaaaagtacatttttacaagTGCTTTAAGTTTGTTAAAATGGCACATTTAGCTGCAACGTAGCAACATGAATTTGTCAATGAATTGCTTGGTCTATAAAAATGTGGGAATAGTGAGCtacaaaaaaacttttcaaaccTTCTAAGATACTGAGAGAACCAAATAAGGATTCCCCCCCCTATTCAATATGGAGCCACTAATCATTGCAGGTCTGTAGCACCTGTTCCTAGGTTAGAGTAATTAtatgaatttaatattttaagtcATTTAACAATCTcaagattaaatatttaaagaaatacttgTGGCAGCACCATGTCCTAACTCAAGATATTCAGAGGGTCATTTTTCAGTGTGGGAGTCCAACGATCGGTGAGCGAGTCATTTCTTCTAAAATCGGAATAAACCGACATGAAGTGAAGTCTAAAGAATTCAGTGATACAAACTTAAATctgcaattatttttattaatttttttttttttttttttttactacaagTATACAAAACTGGACAGACAAAAATCTATGAAAATGAtcttatttacaaaaacaaaagtgttgaAGGTGGCGGGGCTGGAGAGGCATGCTGTGCTGGTTTCGAAGATCAGGAAAGAGACGAGGACGGTCACGCTGACGACCCGACAGAGGCTGACTGGGTGGCAGACTACAGGAaacaagcaagaaaacaaaaacacttaacaatCACAGAATAGAAGATTTAGTGCTACGACCATCATCTCAccattgcagtttttttttttttttttttttaaacaagtagAAATTGAAAACGCTTACATACtgcaaaaagacaacatttcacAGGAATGAGAATTCAACAGCAGTAAAACAATGCTGCATATCTAGTTACAAGTACTCTGAACAGTATTTGCTTCTATACAGATAAAAGCCACCACAAATTAATTTGAGGAAGTAattttggagaaaaaagaaaaaagcctgGTCACTTTTAGGTCTTGTGAAAAGACCTGCAACGGGCCAAAGATGCATTTTATATCCAGTGTTTAGCACCAAGTTACACAGGACTCCTCCCAACTGCATTGTAGACATGCATGTTGTTTCGAGTAGGCTTTATGGAGGTACATTCCCTCCAGAAGTGCAGACTGCAACACGGTCAGCTTTTTCAGATGACTTGCATGTACTGAAAAACAACCAGAACCCAACTGGGTCTGGACCTCCAACAAAAGCCATATGCAAGTAGCAACTACTGCACATTGGGGGCATCTTTTCCATCCAAGCAGAGCAACATCGTCACAGCACAATCTCTTCTTGGGAGTGCCGTCCTAGAAACGCATCAGTTCATAAGACATGAGCCCATCACTCGCCTCCTGTGATTTTCCCTCCTGGACTCCATTGCCGTTGCTGGCACTAGAGTCAGCGCCATTAACTGTGGCTTCTTGTTTCACTTGTTTAGCCTCAGTGTCCTTTACTGGGCTCTCCTCCTCTGGTTTCCTCTGTGTAGAAACATAAAACCGGTCAAAAAAGGGAGAGGGAACAGAAGACTGAACGCTTCTGTGCAGGACTGTATCCAAtgcaaacatttaacaaaaaaaaaaaaaaaaaaagtcacggtCACAACATTCGAGTGCAGCATGCACACAATCTGATGATCTCAAAGCTGAATTAAAAGCATTAAGCTGATACGCCAACGCAACCACCTACACACATGCCacaactacaataaaaaaaatttaataaaaaagttaacCAACAGAAGTCACACTTCACACAAAAGCTAAAGATTTGCATTAGCAGAAAGACACAACATCCCTATCACCAAAGCAGGCAAGCACATGGACTTTCCAATTTAAATGACATTGCCAGTCTCAACATACAGATTATTAAACAGACAGTACTGAGTCAGCTCTCAGGGATTTTATTCCTAGATTATTAAATTGTTGTGTTTCAGTAGGTGGCATAGACGGCAAAATCATGACATGTTGGGCCTCTGAGCCATCAATAGTGCGAAATTGGCAGAAATCGAGATGAGAAAACAAACTGGGGAGAGGAGATTAGTGGGCCTCACCTTTTTCCTGACGAGGTGGGAGATGTTCGAGACTGCTTTGGAAGACGAGCCGCTGTCAGACGGTTTGACTGGGATCTGAAATAGAAACGTCATGTTTGCTTGGATATACCCTGTAAGGCATTCAGTCGTGGATAACTGTAAGCACGGTATAAAAAGAGTTTTAAGATGCACTCCTACAATGTCCTTACCTGGCTGGCTGTGGCAAATGCTGAAGATGAGGAAGGGCCGCCATTTTCACATTGGAATGCTGATGAGGTTGAGGCTCCGCCCTGCAAGAGGTTAGTCGGTTAAACGGGAGCTGATGTTTTGTTGGGTTTGGTTTTCAAAAATATTCCCTAGTGTTAAGAGAATGGTTCCAACTTGAATGATTTCCACCATTGAGTTACATGTTGTTGTCCTGTGTACTCACTAGTGTCTGCTGGATGGCCTGGGAGGCAGCGCTAGCGGTTCTCTGGCTTTCCTTGGCATCCTCCACCTTTTCCCTGATGTCTGGCAGAAGCTgcttcagctcctccatctcGTTCTTCTCTTCTGCAGCCCCAATCGCCTCCTGCAACATGGCTGTACAAAGACAATGACTGTTAAGTTCAACAAACGCATGAAAAAACAGGTTCAATGCAGACATTCTGCTGACACAATGGACGAAGtacttagtttaaaaaaaaaaaaaaaaaaaaaaaaaaaaaagataaaaactcCCAGCAATCTGTCAGTCACCTCATttatgacaattaaaaaaaaaaaaatggaatggcACTTAACACAAAAGGGTAAGTGCACAACAAAGCGGCAGCTATGACAACGTTAGAGAAAGAAAACTCTTACCCAGTCGGGTCTCGATGACTTTTATGGAGCTGTTGTAGTGCTGGATGGCTTGGCTGTACTGATCCATGTAGCACAGTGTCGTGGCGACATGGTAGTGGGTCTCAGCCAGCAGACGACTGTGGGGCGGCAGGTGCTTGAGCTGCAGAGCGAGACACTCCTGGAAGTCTTCTAGCGCCTGAGGATAGTTGCCTGTGGAGGGGACATGTCTGACTCAGAATTTGGACAATAAcgtcatatttatttttgctctgaAGTGGTACTAGGAGACACTCGGGGATAGATGTTCAATGATTAGCAACGATTTACAACACTAGTGTGTGGGAGTCATTCGTCTGTCGCAGTTTTAAACTGAATGTAATCGTTTAGCGAGAAACTCAATAATCTGCAAAACACAGACTGACTCAGGATTAAGCAGCAACTATTAGAGGGGTGAATAACAGAAAACTCTCGTGATGGGAGCTACCACACGAAGTTATGGTAGAATAATGTAGTTTAATTCAGAATATAGTCTTTgagagaacaaaagaaaatacctGACTCAGCACTGACTTCTCCAAGTTTCAGATATGCCTGGGCTGCCATCAGCTGGTCGTCTTTGCCTTCATTTCTTTGGGGGATCAATAAGAAATCTACTGTTAGACCATTTTACTGCACATCATCTCACGTTCTCAAGCAAGGTCCTCAttcacattataaaataaacatgtctcCCCACTGCTTGAACTCAGTAAGAGTCATCTATATGCAGATTGACTGGTTTCTTAATCCACCATTAGCTTCATCATGCCCTTACCTTTTGTAGATGACTTTAGCGACCTCCAGCATCTCCCACGCCAACTGCAAATTCCCaacttcatcttcctcctgaaAAGATGATTAAGGcatacatcaaaataaaaaaaaaaacattcctaaTCATGTCAAGGGGACTTTCACGTATGGGCCCTCACCTTATCCTGtccatttttctctccatcctcatcatcatcgtcatcatcatcatcgtcgtcatcatcacCTGTTGACATACCAGAAGGATAATTACAGAGAGCCAAGTAATCATTTTTTCTATGATGTGACTAAAGTGGTAAATTAAGGCAAATGTGCAGAAGGAAAATTAAAGCTAAGAGATTTCCCTTGAAGTGCAGTGAAGGCGTGCGCCAGTAAGCTTCCCCTTTCGTAATACCCGTTAATGTGGCCCGTTTGATATCAAGAAACACCAAAATTGTGCACCACCGCTCCACACAAACAGTGCTCTGTATGCAAAGATCTACTGCCCTCTGGTTCCTCATTGTCCTGTTCAGCCTCTGGCTTGGAGTCCGTGTCTTTACCGCCGGTCTTCTGCCCCTTTTGAATCCTCTACCTTCTCTAGCGCATCTTCTTTTACAGGAGACGCAGTCGGACTTTCCTCCAGACCGTTCACCGGAGCAACTGGGCTCTTCTCAACTCCATTCACCTTAGCTTTTTGAACTGAACCGTTTTCTTTGTTGCTCACAGGGGTATTTGAGGGTTCCTCTGATCCATTCAGATCATGTTTGCCTGGGAACTTGACAAcaccgttttcttttttcacctgAGTGTCGCCCTCTCCATCCTCAGACTCCAGCTTGGAGTCAACCGCCTCAGTTATCTCCTTCTCTGCCATTGCATCATACACCTGCATGCGTAGCTCATCTCTAGTTTTTTCTGCACCAGAGTGGCATTAGGAAAATGGGTTCGCATTAGATAGTTGAACTGACCATGGCATTAGTCTTCTTCTTAATGCTGCATTTGTAAATTGTTGTTTGGCGTCCTACCTGCAAACACTGGCATGTTTACTAATGTAACTGTATTTACAGGTCAGCTGATGCCATGCTGGGATTTAAGATAAAACACTTTAGACAAActagcaataaacacaaaatggccATGAACTAGAACCATTAATTACACATGCCATATTACTGAAGTAGAgggctgtttttgtttatacttGTTTATCATAACTTAAAGccttttttctgcagctgtcaCATCTCTGCTCGGTTGTGAAATGGACTGGGTTGCAGaaattgttaaatgtgtgtgacaTGTAGAAATTTGTTAGATTATCCATTACATTTGAGGTTTGatttgagtgaaaaaaaaaaaaaaaaatcgaaaatg from Anoplopoma fimbria isolate UVic2021 breed Golden Eagle Sablefish chromosome 8, Afim_UVic_2022, whole genome shotgun sequence includes:
- the ccdc17 gene encoding coiled-coil domain-containing protein 17, which gives rise to MELELICTDCNMVFRSTELLGKHKALLCIGNEVGHLRVQRRSSELLMRDKPEFRDSKQTRIPDLSQLRAHRRKIPKPKLARAEGTQTSQTENAALQDLRHEFHKLRMSIEENLQKWSQRTTDTETSGRQFGHSERLEEMREMTKLHQHQLALIHTHNQELEQQRDELAHQMSVLSEQSNTTHLESVLMELREQEERNEEILQQISEHLSASHVREDSVHANQPDPCKNKKMDHDSYKLISSSDGPLSTQIKALWQAYMQSSGSDPAIVAQMIDLQVEARSLENKQPATSSESEKKKVKPPRWSPRRELLAVEQENQRLEEEILRIQLVRDQHQTYDASTELELIQRENLLQIGSLQAEMERSKEGPRTMKQPPMPPQLRPQTHIHAPLSLLQTRSLSSPTGRWMSGSLDSLGPAPYDPAAGFVVFYDLMLGVDVSQRALCLVAALYSEGQEVGPPTPLPPVQCLSGGTLPYTHSATPTNYALLSVKQPVPRIQPSASLSLVVEVQTAGDVDAHSQEVFKLASCGWTRMDLFDKYNQLRSGHWRLPVRNLPVRSSSSPAQLNSVPQVGKMELCVRLVNGRDADVQTLAKPDPTSTGHYKYPAVVGCPHVLRLSMEMQLWRFQRLSSQDWINSPPFLSYTDHQRPPLTESGQR
- the nasp gene encoding LOW QUALITY PROTEIN: nuclear autoantigenic sperm protein (The sequence of the model RefSeq protein was modified relative to this genomic sequence to represent the inferred CDS: inserted 2 bases in 1 codon), with product MPEETSAAASSSGSVEEKPCSSSSSSSSSAAAAAGDSSVDVAEEAKKLIGTGNRHLVMGDVVSAVSVFQDACSMLAAKYGDTAEECGEAFFLCGKSLLELARMENSVLGNALEGVPEESEEEEQPNSSNVESANNLDEKTRDELRMQVYDAMAEKEITEAVDSKLESEDGEGDTQVKKENGVVKFPGKHDLNGSEEPSNTPVSNKENGSVQKAKVNGVEKSPVAPVNGLEESPTASPVKEDALEKVEDXQKGQKTGGKDTDSKPEAEQDNEEPEGDDDDDDDDDDDDEDGEKNGQDKEEDEVGNLQLAWEMLEVAKVIYKRNEGKDDQLMAAQAYLKLGEVSAESGNYPQALEDFQECLALQLKHLPPHSRLLAETHYHVATTLCYMDQYSQAIQHYNSSIKVIETRLAMLQEAIGAAEEKNEMEELKQLLPDIREKVEDAKESQRTASAASQAIQQTLGGASTSSAFQCENGGPSSSSAFATASQIPVKPSDSGSSSKAVSNISHLVRKKRKPEEESPVKDTEAKQVKQEATVNGADSSASNGNGVQEGKSQESATQSASVGSSA